The DNA region TAAAATTTTTGAAATAACTTCTATAGTTTTACTTTCTTTTAAACTAGGATTTTCATGATGAACATGATGATGAGTATTTTCATGAGGCATGGATGAATTAATAGAGCAACCACAATCTTTGCACATTTGTTATCCTTTATAATTTTTATTTTGAATTTTAACTTTAAAATAATTAAAAAATTATGAGTTTTTAAAATATTTATTTTAATTTTTGCAAATTTAAATAATGCACCATTTGTCCTAAAGCTATGGAACTATCATTACAAGGGTATTTCAAAGGTACATAAAATTTAAAATTTTTATTTTTTAAAAGCTCTAATAAAGTTTTATTTTGAAAAACACCACCACTTACAAGCACTTTTAAATTATAATTTTTACTAAAAGTGATAATAAAATTAGCCAAAGCATTAAACATACCTGTAATAGCTTTTGTTTTATCATCTTTTAAAGCGCCTAAAATCAAGTTTTTAAAATTAATCTGTCCCTTTTCATAAAAAAGCTCATAAGAAAAATCAAGTTTTTCATCATAAAAAGCTTCACACATTAAACCTATATGCGCCTCATAAGAAATTTTATCCATATTAAAAACTATACTTCCAAAAGCATCGATAATACGTCCTAAAGAACTAGTTTGTAAAGTAGATTGAGTGTAAATTTTTTTCAGGTTTTCAAGTTTAATTTTAGGAATTTTATTTAAAAACTCTTGAGCTTGATCTTCTAAATTATAATGCCAAATCAAACTTAAAGCTAAATTTTGTATATTTTTAATATCACTATTAATGAGAGTAAAATTTTCAAAATGCGCTATCCTCTCATATTCTTTTAGATTTCCTATAAAAATTTCTCCACCCCAAATCTTACCATCTTCTCCATAGCCTGTACCATCATATATAAAAGCTAAAGCTTTTTCATCTTGAATAAATTCTTTCTCATATTCAAAATATGCCGCACAAAAATGCGCATAATGATGAGCAATTTTTTTCGTATTTTTAAATTGTTTTATATAACTAAAATGCGGATGTTTATCACAAAGTATTGCATCAAATTTTAAATCGTAATTTTGCTTAAAAAACTCCAAAAGACTAAAAAATCTTTCATGGACATCCACACTTTTTAAATCTCCTATATAAGGAGAAATCAAAAATTTATTTTCATAAAAAATCACAAATTCATTTTTAAGTTCAGCACCTAATGCTAAAAAAGTACCTTCTTGTTTAAATTGATTTTCTAAATAAAAAGGATTTAAAGCCCTTGAAGTGCGTAAAAACATAACCTCTTTATTAAAAACCTGTGCTATACTATCATCACTTGCATTAATAATTTCTCTTTCATAATCTAAATAAAAATCAAAAACACCGCTAAGTTTTTGAAGCAAATTTTTTTCATCTTTAATAATACTCTCTCCACTTAAATTCGCACTCGTTGCAACAAGTGTACCATTGAAAAACTCAAAAAGTAAAAGATGCAAAGGAGTATAAGCTAACATAATACCTAATTTATTGACATTAGGAGCTATAAAAGGATATTTTTTTTTAGCTCTTAAGATTACAATGGGTGCTAAATTACCGCTTAACAAAGCCTCTTCATGTTCATTTATAAAAGCAAGTTCTCTAGCATAATTTAAATCTTTACACATCAAAGCAAAGGGTTTTTCAGGACGATTTTTTCTCATTCTTAAAAGTTTTAAAGTTTCTTCATTAAAAGCATCACACATTAAATGAAAACCACCCATACCTTTAATAGCTAAAATTTTACCTTCTTTTAAAAGCTGAGCACATTTTACAAAAGCATTTGTATCCTCAGCTAAAATTTCTCCCTTTTGATTTTTAAGAAAAACACTTATTTTGCATTGTGGACAACTAATAGGCTGAGCATGAAAACGCCTATTTTTAGGATCTTCATATTCACTCTTACAAAATTCACACATAATAAAATCTTGCATACTAGTATTACATCTATCATAAGGAAGACTTTTTATAATACTAAAACGCGGTCCACAATGTGTACAAGTAATAAAAGGGTATAAAAAACGCACATTATTTTTATCAAAAAATTCTTTTTTACATTGCTTACAAAGGGAAAAATCACTTAACATAGGTACACTTTTTGTATTTTGTAAAGAAGAGCTTATCTTAAAATTTGTATATTTTGGAATAGAAGTTTTTATTATATCAAGTTTATCTATTCTAGCTAGAGTTGGAAGATGGTTTTTTATCTTTTCTATAAAAATTTCACATTCTTCTTGAGTGCAAGCTAGTATAATTTCTACTCCAAAACCATCATTTCTTACTTCTCCAAAAAGATTTAATCTCAAAGCCCATTCAAAAACCAAAGGACGAAAACCCACACCTTGGACTAGTCCTGAAATTTTTATTTTATATCCTAAGTGGCACATTGCTAAGCTGACAATTTTTTAGATGTTTTAAAGTATTTTTAAGTAAAGCCTTATGCTCAAACAAAGAACCACTTATTAAGGCTAACTCACTTAAATTTTTATCCCTTAAATCATCATAAGTATCACGTAAAAAATAAGCTAAACTTTCTACAACTCCATAAGCAATATTAAGACTATCCACTCCTGCTAACATAAAACTCATGACAGAACGCACAGTCCTCGTATAATCAAAGCTTTTATTTTCTTTTAAACGATAATCAATCTTAACTCCTCGTGGCATTTTTGATTCATCAGCAATTTTTAAAAGTTCTTCTCCTGCCTTTTGTAAATTAGTGTCTAAATTAAGCACTCTACCCACCAAACAAAATAAAGAATAAAAATTATTTTTAAGTATAAAATCCTCATTCAATAATGGAAATTCTTTAGCAAAATTTTCTAAAAGTTTTGCTCCAATTTCATCTTTTTTAATCTCATCATAAAGTTCTTTAGAATCTTTAGGTAAAGAAAGTTGAAGTAAATTAAGCTCTTTATTTACAAGTAAGATATCTTCATAATTCTTGCTTAATTCCAATATAAAAGCTTTTTCCCCATAAAGACTAAGCATATAAGAAATTCTTGCCATATTTTTATCTTCTTTAGAAAAAATCAATTCCTTTGCCTTGATATTTATAAATTCAAAACCTTCTAAAACCACAAATTGATTATCTAAAGGTACAATTTGAAAATCTTTTTCATATTCTTTAATTTTCTTAACGCTTAAAAATTTATATCCATCTTCAAACAATTTAAATCCTAAAGCAAAGCAAAACAAATCTTGTGCAAGTCTTATTTTAAAATCATGGAATTTAAGATTATGATTTTTTCTAAACATAGCATTTAATCTTAATTTTATCAAAGGTTTTTCAAGACTAGCAAGAAATTTTAAATTTTCATTTGAACAAATAAAAGCTGAATTAATAGCTTTAATATCACAAGGAACTAAAAAATCGCAAGTAAAATCATCCTTAAATAAAGCCAATTCATAAATACCTTTTTTATCTTTTATATAAATACTTTTATCTTTTAATAACAAACTAAAAGCTTGGTCTAAAAATACATTAAAACAAGTTTCATCAATACAATGAAATTCTTTTAAATCACTTGAAAAATAAGATTCGCAAAATACACCCCATTCATTTTTACTTAAAACTTTTTTTTCTTGATAGGCACTAGAATTTAAATGGGTGATATAAGAAAATTTTAAAAAATCTTGATCTTCTATACAAGAAGAACTAAATTTTTCTCCTATTTTAACATCAAATTTTTTTAAAAAAATACTATGACTCATCAATTTTAAAGAATCGCAAAAAAGCTTTAATTTCTCCTCATCACCTTCAATTACAAAACGATAGGTATCCCCTTGCTTCTCCAAAGCATAATGATAATCTTTCGCATAAAAACGCAATAAGTATTCAAATATATCATTATTTGCGCTATAAATAAAATCAAATTCTAAAATCATATTATGCCTTTTTTGAAAAATAAACTTATAAATATAACATTTTTAACTTAAAAATTCTTT from Campylobacter hepaticus includes:
- the hypF gene encoding carbamoyltransferase HypF — encoded protein: MCHLGYKIKISGLVQGVGFRPLVFEWALRLNLFGEVRNDGFGVEIILACTQEECEIFIEKIKNHLPTLARIDKLDIIKTSIPKYTNFKISSSLQNTKSVPMLSDFSLCKQCKKEFFDKNNVRFLYPFITCTHCGPRFSIIKSLPYDRCNTSMQDFIMCEFCKSEYEDPKNRRFHAQPISCPQCKISVFLKNQKGEILAEDTNAFVKCAQLLKEGKILAIKGMGGFHLMCDAFNEETLKLLRMRKNRPEKPFALMCKDLNYARELAFINEHEEALLSGNLAPIVILRAKKKYPFIAPNVNKLGIMLAYTPLHLLLFEFFNGTLVATSANLSGESIIKDEKNLLQKLSGVFDFYLDYEREIINASDDSIAQVFNKEVMFLRTSRALNPFYLENQFKQEGTFLALGAELKNEFVIFYENKFLISPYIGDLKSVDVHERFFSLLEFFKQNYDLKFDAILCDKHPHFSYIKQFKNTKKIAHHYAHFCAAYFEYEKEFIQDEKALAFIYDGTGYGEDGKIWGGEIFIGNLKEYERIAHFENFTLINSDIKNIQNLALSLIWHYNLEDQAQEFLNKIPKIKLENLKKIYTQSTLQTSSLGRIIDAFGSIVFNMDKISYEAHIGLMCEAFYDEKLDFSYELFYEKGQINFKNLILGALKDDKTKAITGMFNALANFIITFSKNYNLKVLVSGGVFQNKTLLELLKNKNFKFYVPLKYPCNDSSIALGQMVHYLNLQKLK